The Drosophila sulfurigaster albostrigata strain 15112-1811.04 chromosome 3, ASM2355843v2, whole genome shotgun sequence genomic sequence TCCCCTAACTTCCCCCTACCTCTCACTACTCCATCAACAGTTGCCACtatttgctgtgtgtgtgtgtgcgggttaATGTCACTGCCAAGACGCACTAAGCACAGCATACGGGCAaggagtatatatatatatatatatggaacTGAGCTGTCTTTTATCTTCCACTTGCTTAGGTCTTACTCTTTCCTCCCTCTTGCCCCTCTGACCTCACTCTGGTGTCAATTTTTGTTGAAGTGTAAAATTGCTTGGAGATTTCATAATGTTGTTAAAGCATGGCAGCTTCTGCTGCATATGGacaacagtttcagtttccaTTGTTGCTCTCgttagtttgttgttgctgctcatgTTGCTGCGCTGTGGCAAGCATCCATTGTTGTAGCCTCATAAAATGACCACTTTGCTGAGCGAACAAATCCCAGAGCAGCACCCATGCTGCAAActaacacaattttattttgtttttttgtcaacaccattttcaacatttttaacatGATTTTTggacagcaaaacaaatgcaatttgcataaacttttttaatgtgATTCTCTCCGCCATTTTCAAtctgcaaattaatttaattttcacttaCCTTGTGACTGTCATCAGCAATCTGCTTCAAACCAATCGACAGATTCTTTAGCTTGGCCGAATTGAGTGATAAACGCGACAACAACGGCTTGGCCAGTCCATTCTTCTTGGCCTCGGCCAAGTCCTTGGCATTGGCATCCAAAATGTATTTCTCACGGCTAACCAGCAGATCGGCCAAGTTGTTTACGGCTGTGGCACGTTGGGCAGCGGTCAACGCTTGCATCTGTCGACTGCCAATGCGAGCTGTCAAAGGGgaagaagagaaaaatatgtaatacaattttcttCGAGCATTATGGCCTAAGGATAGATGTTTAAGCTGGTTGTCTGTCAAAACGACAAAAGCCATTCAGCTTCAGGCTAAACAAGCTTTAacttttcaaatcaaaattacaatttttgccgaaggtattaattttgttaaaagaaaaaatatgtaaaataaatagtttcaAAATGTAcgttaaatatacataaataaaccaaGCATCTCCAGCATAGATTGTCGAGTAAATAGAatctcaaaataaatatgagtaaaagcaaaagcaaaaatataaaatataatatataaaacactCTAAACATTTacgttttttatataaatgccATTCTAGTTAATCCaaagtttaaatttatcaaatagCAAACTACAATAGAACTTTATATATTCAACGAGACACAAATTTAATAGGTCGATTAAATTTTACGTGtttcaaaagtttttccaacaaaagaaaacattcaAAAACCAAGCTTTAAGTTATTCTCATTGCAAGCATAAAAATAGACTGCCCACTTTCAACaaccaccaaaaaaaacaaaatatgtgagaaataataaaagctgCAACAAGTTGTAGCTTGCTAATTAACAAGCACTTCCCAAGCTGTTTGCCGTCAACGTGTTTCAGCTGTCtctaataacaattaaattaaacttgcCAACTAAAAATTGCAACACAACATGCCAGTCGAGTCGAGCCTTAGCCAGACCCCTTGGCGCCGTCAGGCCAAACTGTTGCCATTTACTCTCCAGCCACAGAGAAGcaactacgacgacgacgacggtaAACCTCAACAGGCAGCCACTGTGACCTTgtttctctgctctgctctgctcgcAAACTCGGCATCTACAGTTGGTCTAAACTAAATATCTACTATGTCAGCGAGAGGCACTTTCAAGAGTGTTGCCCCCGGCATGCAACCAACTACCGACTACCAACTTGTACACAAGCTAACTGCTCGCGCTCATTGAAAGCCACTTAGCATTTGGACCGAGACCCGGACTAGTTGAGACAAGCCCCAAAACTACTTCGCAAGTGTCACTAAATGTAATGCACTCTATTAACTCAACTAACCAAATCATTTCACACTCAGAATAACACTCTCTGTTGACCCACATAGAACTCTGAGTCTCCCCGAAGCTTTAAATGTTTCTTCAATCGTCAAATACTTTCCACTTCTggaattgttttgaaaatactataaaaaagtATCGTGTTTGTATTGaccattaaataattattttagtttcgCAAAAACTTTTAACGTGTTGCAATTGTTCCAAAAAAAGAGCGAAACTTTGCtgtgatatttttattagtcCCGCTAGACTTGAAGTGTTTTCTTTAATGGTTGTTGGGCGACAACTACAATGAACACTATACAATGGACAATTCATTGCGCCAGTCTCTATTATGCCACTTACCATTCTCGGCCATCACCTCGACGGGCACGGAGTTGGCGCTCTCCGTTGATTCCGTAAAGAATGTGCCAACTTTTCTGCCACCCACAATTGTCTTAATAGCCTTCTCCTGCATGCCATTGCATATAACAACGCTAACGCCTCGATCCAGTGCCCAAGTAGCCGCCTTTACCTTAGAGTCCATGCCGCCGGTGCCGACCTGAAACAACGAGCAAATGGGAAGAGAATGAGAATGCCGTGGAGCATTATAAATAGTTAACCAAAGTGTGAAGCATGCAATAAACAAACGCCTGTAATAAACACCATTAAGTTGCAAACTGCAGCTGTTACAACGGCTTCCAACTCCACCCACTTGCCACAgttacttctacttctacttcaaCTTCTACTGCTGTTCCTTCCGCTTCCTGTACCTGTCACTTTGCTGAGAAATTATTGTGCAAAAGTTGCTGCGGTGTCAACGCGTTTtgccttttaaatatttaacaagaTTTGCGCTAATGAAATGACCATAgcacaaacagcaaaacaattgcAGATTGCATGACTATCACTTTGTGCAGATGGCTAAAAATAAGCATATATCCTATAACCAACTATCATAAATAACTCATGAAGATAATTATACCAATGACATTTCATGTTTACTACTAACAGCGTAATTTCTACttataaatctatatttggtatactatttatataaagCACTTTAACAATACATGccatataaattgaaatttaatatttatattaattggcATTTAATACAAGTGAATAATCTATTTACATCTGCAATAAATTgcagtaaaattaaaattcaatacacTTTAAGTGAAAATTGAGTATGACTAAAAGTGAATTTGCTGAAATCCTATAAGCAGCCACTTACCTTAGACTTCTTGCCAAACTCAATGCTGTTCATGTCATCGCTGGTGTAGGTGTGCATGAGCTTGGCGCCATCCTCCCACGGCGGCTTATTGTAAATGCCATCGACATCGGACATGAGGATAAGCAGATCCGCCTGCACTTCAGCGGCGAGCATGGCAGACAGACTGTCGTTGTCTTTAATAGGGATGCCCTGCAATAGCATCAAAGTGCATTATAGaagagtcagagagagagagagagaaggaataTCAAGCTGCACCTTTCTGGCTCCGCCAGCTGGCTCATCGTCACGTATGAACATTGGTGGTGACACGGCATCGTTCGTGTTTATGATTGGCACAATATTTAGGCTAATTAATTCGGAGAGCGTAGAGAAGAGATTGTTGCGTGTTTCCTCGTTGTAGAAATCCGGCTTGGTCACCAGCACCTAAACccacaaaattgtaaattcagTTTCGTGTTCATAATTGGAAATTGCGATTGGGATTGTGGTCAACCGACCTGGGCTATCTTAACGCCATATTGCGCAAACATTGCATCGTAGAGGGACATAAGACCCGATTGACCCACCGCAGCGGCCGCACGTGGCTCCAATGTGGCACCATCgaactataataaataagcCAAGGATTAGCTGGAGTTTGCCTGTTTGCCTCCCTGCCTGTGTGTATCACCTCTTTGGAGTCCTTGGGATTAAGGGTTTCGCGCATCGAAAGCGACATAAGCAGCTCTTGGGCcagtttttgtttgccaaaggCCACAGCACCGCTGGTCACCATAATCACCTCACGTCCCTCCAAGTGGCACTCGGCAACCTATAACAACAGAAGAAGGAGTTAGATTCTATTGAGtaaggcaaaacaaaaaaatctttGCGTATTCGTATTATGTAAAGAGATTTGCCATACGGTTTACATATTACGTATAAATAACTCAGTGCTTACCTGCTCCACAATGGAGGCCAAGCGGCCCAAGGCCAAGCCATGATTATCTTCACGTGTTATCACAGCACTGCCCAGCTTCACAACTAGACGACGAGCATATTTGAGCTGACTGCGCTCTGTGAACTGTGGATGAGCCTTTTCTAAGCGCTTCTCAGGCGGCAGCAgctaaaaaataacaaatcaatTCAGCAATATGAGTGCAAATCATAAATGCGAGTATAACtcaaaagtcaaagtcaatGATTCTTGTCCTTATCAACACTATCAATCAGTAAACACACTCAGAAACTCGATGAGGCCGTAAATTACGACAGCAAAGAGTTTGCAAATATGAAAGCAACAAATGgcagtttaattaattagacCGCCTGGTTCCTGGATTTCTAATCATCATTAAGTTTAATCAGTTTTGTGCTCGTGTGTAATCAGCTATTGACGCTAAGTCTGGCTGTAAATACGAGTTTGTGCATAATAAATGGCCATCAGCCATAACTAATAATTAAGTATTATGCATGGTAATTGGTTTTTTAGTTCActttgcgtatacgcaatgtgtgCGTAGTGTTGAGCCTGCAATTTACACTTGCATAATTAATTCCAAATTattgctaattgaattttatcaCAAATATGCTTTACAGTAATCGCACATGGCAAACGCAACCAAGACCATAAATCTCGCATTGAAATTCTATTACAAAATGCATTGCAGCAGTTGATGTACAAAATTCCCTTTGCCATGCACACACATCATAAACGATTGACACACAATTGGGTAAGTCAATATATGACGCTTTACGTGCTTTCTTCCGGAAAACAAAAGCCAGCGCAATTGGCTCCCGGTTGTCGGAAATATCAGTTCAGCAAGTGCTTCCGTCAACATGACACGGATTGACAGTTGAAATCAAAGAAGAACACCTGCAGAAGTATTTCATATTAACTAAAATATCTTAacaatgtttttaaaaaagaaaaagaaaaaaacacctaatttttcaaattcgcttaaaaattattatttaaaaatcacaCTTAACATTCaagaattataatataatat encodes the following:
- the LOC133841660 gene encoding delta-1-pyrroline-5-carboxylate synthase, whose product is MLRNSYKALRNNLLGNTWRAASSHGPRQPLLPPEKRLEKAHPQFTERSQLKYARRLVVKLGSAVITREDNHGLALGRLASIVEQVAECHLEGREVIMVTSGAVAFGKQKLAQELLMSLSMRETLNPKDSKEFDGATLEPRAAAAVGQSGLMSLYDAMFAQYGVKIAQVLVTKPDFYNEETRNNLFSTLSELISLNIVPIINTNDAVSPPMFIRDDEPAGGARKGIPIKDNDSLSAMLAAEVQADLLILMSDVDGIYNKPPWEDGAKLMHTYTSDDMNSIEFGKKSKVGTGGMDSKVKAATWALDRGVSVVICNGMQEKAIKTIVGGRKVGTFFTESTESANSVPVEVMAENARIGSRQMQALTAAQRATAVNNLADLLVSREKYILDANAKDLAEAKKNGLAKPLLSRLSLNSAKLKNLSIGLKQIADDSHKNVGRVLRRTQLADGLELKQVTVPIGVLLVIFESRPDSLPQVAALAMASANGLLLKGGKEAAHSNKALMELVKEALSSVGAEHAVSLVSTREEISDLLAMENHIDLIIPRGSSELVRNIQEQSLHIPVLGHAEGVCHVYIDRDADLKKALHIARDAKCDYPAACNAMETLLIHEDLMSGEIFNDVCNMLKREGVKIYSGPRLNQQLTFGPPAAKSLRHEYGALECCIEIVPSLEEAINHIHTYGSGHTDVIVTENDAAAKHFLGSVDSACVFHNASSRFADGFRFGLGAEVGISTARIHARGPVGVEGLLTTKWILNGQDHAAADFAEGGKRTWIHESLPID